Genomic window (Primulina eburnea isolate SZY01 chromosome 8, ASM2296580v1, whole genome shotgun sequence):
AAAATAGGAAATTTCATACAAGAAAATGTTTAGGGGTGTACCTGATATTATACGAGAATACATGGGTGTGATGAAGAAATAACCCTCAGTCGCCTCCTTCCGCCTACTGAACTGGAATTTCGGTTCATCACTTTGATCTGTTAATTAACTGTCGATGGTTGTTTTCTGCCTAAATTCAGTTTCAGATGAGGCTGTTACAACTTGTTTTTTTGGTTGCTTTGGCATCTGGGCTCGCAGCCATTTTCATCAACATCGTTGGTTTTTCCGATCCAGGTATGAATTTGTGCGTAAAATTTATTGCttcaatatttttcctttttcttatGGAATAAATGTGGTTTTCTGTCAATGATTCATGCGCAGAGGGGCCAAATAATCTTTCTAGCGAAGATCTGGAAGCCTTGGGATCATTGCGAAGTTATTTCAAAAAGTGTGTGGTGAGTTTTTACGTTTATCGTTTTCTTTACAATTTGATGATTCTGTTTTTGCATTTTTATCATTCAttgttttataaatatataaatgctTGATAAAAATTGCAATGAAATAGATAATATGCCGcgattgaaaataaaataaaaaaaactgttAAAGATTGTTATCTCTtataaagatttgaacatagTGAAGGGAGGAGGAATGCCATCCAAAACAGAACGGTGGAAATTCCTTGATGTTAGATAATGAGATCTGCAAAGGAAAGGTTTGAAAGCGCAGATAATTTGAACAATGAAAGGTTTAAACTTCGTATGTCATTAATTAATTGTGTATTTGTAGCAGTTGGATGAACTAATGCAGTGAGAGATGTGAGCATCACATTTATGTTCTCAAGCTTTCAAGTAACCTTATAAAGACGTTCAACAGAATTTAGCTATCTGATCCATAATTAGAAAGATTGGTAAGATCTGCAAACGTCAACTCCTTCCAATCACAGGAATATCCCTCAGGTGACCTCTGAACAATGAATTTGGATGGTAAGGCCGAGATTAAAAATGTATTAGAATTCAAGAAGTATGGAAGATATTAGAAAGTAAATGTTTATGGGGCTTGCCTTAAGAATTGAATTTGGTATTTGTGGTGGTTGGAGATGGACTATTGGGGTGTGAGCTCTGAGCTTTTTACTGTCAATGTTATCCTAAAATTGCACTAATTATATCCTCCCATTAACTTTCCAACTTCATGCATAAGGAGAGCTCCCGTAATTCTTCGTAGTTAATTTTGAGTTTATGTGCTTGACTTGGTTAGCTTTTGTAGAGTTTTATCAGGTACTCTTTCCCAACTTTGAATTATGGGACAAGCACTTACTAGATAAAAGCCGGCGTTTACTGATCCAGTAGGTTGAGTTCAAGCAGTGTTATTCAATGTCTTAGGCCCATCACGACTTATCACTTTTTGGCTTGGTGATTAGATAATGAGCATTCATGTTTGTAGGCTTTTCTGATCTTTTGTGCTGATCAGATTGTTGTGTTTGAAAGTGGACAGCAGTGCTTTGTTTTACTGAACTCCACTGACCCACCCAACCAAAAGAGATTAGATGGTTATATATCCGACTTTAAGTAACTCTTGTTAGAGGTTCAACCTCTCGTTGTTTAAAAATTGTGCGCGTTCCTTCTTTTATTGGAAAAATGTGtttaatgactttttttaataaacattcacCGAGCACCATGATTTTTTAATCATCaccctttaattaatttttttatgtttgtatatatatgtggAAATTTAGGAAATTTGAACGAGTCTTGGTTGGCGCAATTTTTTTGCTTTATCTTAATAGGAAAATGTAGAactgtttttttattattttgatttagtttctaaaactgtttttttttttctgtgtGTTTATGTGGAGTTAGGATCTTGAATTCGAGGTgagaaaaaattatatttacattAACTTGCCTTGTTTTTGCTACAATttgttgttgatttgattgGTGCCACTGATGCATTTTGATGGATCGCTCTTGATGGGCAGAGAGTCTTACAGTAGTAAAGCGAGTGTGTGGTTGTAAACTTAAGTAGGCTACTCCAGAATCCAAACGCTCATCCTTCGAAGTGTTTCTGCTAGTTCATTCCTCTGATGCAAACTTATCTTTCTTAGTTGGCTCTTACTATGGTTTTCATGTCAAAAAAGAAAAATGGTCTGCCATTTTCGTTGTATGATTTGAGTTTATGGTGGTTTATAGAGATAGCAGAAAATACGAGTTTATCAAGATTCTGATATATGTACTTCTTTTTATTGGTATAGTTGGTGCATCAATGGTACAACCCCACAATTTAACTGAGATTTTGTCTTGTATAATGTGTATCTATTTCACTTTGAGAGCTTCACGATCATGTGTTAGTTTTACTGCTTtaacttttatttttgtaatacaCTTAATATATTTCTACATAATGCAGAATGCCAATGGATTAGGTTTACAAGCATTAATTAGAAAGGACCCTTGTGAGATTTCTATGAAGTTTCCCAGTGATACAACTCCAAAATGGGTATGTTTCCTAGCTTGATTAAAATTGCCCCCAGCAGTCATGATGTTTTCTTGTGTATAACCACATACATGATGGCCTTCCTGATTTTACTTGGTCTGCCTTCTAGAATTTGGAGAGATATATGGTTTTAACAGAGTtatattttctaatattttagcTAGTAGCAAGGATAAATTCATCATATTTAAAAATCTTATCCAGCTTTCTCACAAAAGTTCATATGTTAAACTTCTGAACAGAAAGATCCTAAAACAGGTGAACTTGAAGGGCTGTCATTTGATTTTGATCTATGTGAAGCAGTAGCTACATGGGAACAGGTCAGTTTTCAATCTGCAAATATGTGTACTATCTTACAGAGTAAAGCCTGTTGTCAATTGATTAGTGCATTGTTTTTGTATTTTCACAAGTCTAATaaatttccttctcattttTCATTGTATGATGTCTGCATTTTGGAGCTCTTGATATCTGTTTCTTTTAGAATGTTATTTTATCTGCAACAATTGTTTTGTTATTTAGTGAAGACTTGCTCAGGTCAGGAATACTACCACGGTACTAACTCGAGAATTCATTGATGCTTTGCCAAATGGATGGGAGGAATATGCCTGGCAGAGGATCAATAAGGGTGTACTTCTGTAAGTATTATGCTGCGAGGTGCTAACCCATTATATGTACAAATGCCCATTATAGTAAGCTTTGAATAAGTGGAGCAGAGGTTCAGAAGCATAAAATGAACTTCAAATCATAAGCGTTGATGTTTGTGGTTGATAATAGAATAATGATTCGATTGACTTCTCCAAGTTGTGTGTCCTTGGTATCTTGTAAGTAGGCGTGATTCTTTGTAGTTTATTGAGTTTAATGTCAATCATTGTAGGCGAAGACAATAAATTTCTGCCGATTACTGAATACTGTTTTATTCACTACATTTCTGATGCCGATAGATGCCTACTACTTTTCGTTCCTCCtaatgaaatttttaaaaaacaaacaaTATTATTTGATTTGTACATAGCACGTCTTTTTGTAAAAAGAGAGGCTTAGTGTTACATATTTAGCTGTTATACCACTTTTTGAACAATCACCTCCTTAAATACCCATTGTTGAGTAACTATTTCCATATAGACCTGTAACACCGTCAATGATGAGATGGTGTTTAACAGGCtttatttgaagaaaaatttgatgCCCAACCTCGTGATTGTTTGCTCTCCAGATATACTTCGGTTTTTCTTATTGTCTCAATCTTATTGCTTTAATATGGCGAATAAACATTTGGTGCACTGAACAATTATGAATATGAATGCTACTTTTCAGTAATTGTAGATGGTTCGTATGCACTCTATCCCTCCACCTTCCAAGttcgatttttattttttttgctgCAGGAatcgatttttattttttttgctgCAGGAATCGATGTAAGAATAAAACTTTGTGCATGGAGAAACTTGCTCTGGTGCTCCCAGACAGACCACCTTACGTACCAAGGCAATTTGGTCGATGTGCTGTTATTGGTAACTCTGGCGATCTTTTGAAAACTAAATTTGGCAAAGAAATAGATAGCTATGACGCGGTTTTGAGAGAAAATGGAGCACCTATTCAGGTTGTCATTCTAATTTATTTAACTTCCTCTTGTGATATCCACATGCTCTCACCGTTGTCTTGTGCTTTATGCAGAACTTTTCAGAAAATGTAGGTACAAAAAGTACGTTCCGCCTTCTCAATAGGGGCTCCGCAAAAGCTCTTGATAAAGTTGCAGAGTTGTATGGTATGAATATGATACACTAGTCTTGAACATTATTCTCGTGTGGAAGTTAACAAATTCGAATTTTCAGATAAAGGAAAGGAAGTCTTGATTGTTAAAACTACAATTCACGATATCATGAACAAGATGATCCAGGTGTTTATACTTGCCAATTTACTCTAGTAAATTAAGTTTGATCCTATGTGATTTGTgaaaaatctaattttaaatacttatcTTTCTACTTTTAGGAAATTCCAATACTAAATCCTGTATATCTCATGCTGGGATCATCATTTGGATCAGCTGCAAAAGGTACTGGACTTAAGGCTCTTGAATTCGCTCTTTCCATATGTGACACTGTTGATATGTATGGTTTCACTGTCGATCCTGGTTACAAAGAATGGTACGTAGCCATTGGAAGAAGTTTCTGAATGCATTTGTTTTAAGTTTGTATTGTTTCTTATTTTGGAGCCTCTGTATAACCTCAGGACCAGATATTTCTCAGAGTCTAGACAAGGCCATACTCCTCTGCATGGTAGGGCCTATTATCAGATGATGGAATGCCTTGGAGTAAGCTCGAGACTTAAATCTTTTAATGCTGAAGCTGTACAAATGATTTAGGTTTACACGATGATATTGCCTTGTCCTGCATATTCATCGTAAATCTGCACAACTGCCTAAACACGTTGATAAATTATAGGAATATAATAGAACTTTGTTTGATCACAAAGTTTGCCTTGCCCTTTGTTGCTGAGATGTTGTGAGTGATTATCTTATGGTTCTTTGTGTTATTCCCGTTTACTCTGCTAACTATATCAGTTAGAGACACATTTACTTAATATGACGAGGGTTCACTATCACAAATTTTCTGTCTAATATTTTCTCTATGTGTGTTATAAGCTTATCAAAATCCATTCTCCAATGCGGGCAGATCCCAATCGTGTTGTGAAGTGGGTACCAAGCCACGGTTTAGTTTCTGCTGCTCGGATTGCATCAGAGAAATTGTTGAGGTAATCATCAGTTGCTTTCAATTAAATTTTGTGTACTGTTCTATTTCATTCCTCATCTCATCTCATCTCATCATCTGCAATTTGATCTTTGTATACGTTTTGCACGTGATATTTTGAGTAAGCTGTACAAATGATAAATTACTGCCTAAATTAGACCATATAATTCTTGGTATTTTTCTCTTTACCACAATTAGATGGTTCAACATaccaaaaaaaattttattattgcaaAATTCCCTATCATCATTGGGTGCTACAAGTGGATGGAGCCCCGAAGCCAATTATCTTGGTTGAGGAGGTTGGATGTAAAAAATTTGTGTTCTTGCCATTTTTCTCCAATTTCCAAGCAAATCATTTGCGCCCATTTACAAAAATAGGCTaaaatgaaactcatatttctCAATTTTCAAATGAAATAGACTATAGGATCGAAACACGCTAAAATGCCTGATTGTTGAAGCATCCTGGACAAATTGTAATAAATGAAATTAAAGAACATTAAATTTCGTGCCACATATTCTTGTCCATGAAGCGTATTGCGGATGTCAGCCTATCGCTTTTAAGCTTTATTTTTCTCCTATAAAGGTGCACACTTGCGATGACCTTGGTTAAATCCAATATTTCTTTTATGAAAATTAGATCTAAACTCATACATTAGTTTCTTCTTGTTGATAGGCGGGTTGGAGCAGGTTCTTCGGATCCATTAGCTGCATGTTCCATCACCGCCAAGAAACCCAAAGGAAAATCTTCACTTGCATCGGTGTCAAGCTTGAGAAAAGCTGCAGTCGAACACCAAAAATATGTAAGAGACGCCACCATGTATCCTTTGGAACACAATCCCGGACATGGTCTTCTGTGTACAGTCCCATAGAGATGAAACTCGTTTCGGAGGCGAATGCTGCCACAGACACATGCACGTCTTCGTTCTTTTCGTAGCATCCACAATGGAACGCTTGTTTCACAGTGCTGACATATTCGTTTCACTAGGATTTGCGGTATTATCTGAAGGATCTTTGAATAGAGAAGGCACGAAAGATGATCCCATGTTGCGATTGATAATACTGTCATATTAATGTCCTCCTTTCTTCGGGTTTTCGTGGAACTCGTATTTTTCGTGTTGTCTATAGGGTTTTTAATCTTGTTCGTTGGACTGTTCCTTGGACTTTCACCTTGTCAATGTGAAGAAGTTATTTACGTTGACACaatgcattaaagattttttttaaacgtGATCTGGATGAAAGTTCGGATGCTTGAGCGAATCAAGAAATTccagaaaaagaaagaaaagaaaacgcaAATGACGTCCAGATAATTAGGTACAGTaaaaaataactgaaaatatgtTCTTATAAATTCAATAGCGACCATCATCTAGAAAAAGACGTGCAGAGACGTCAATAATGCGAACTTGAGAGGATATCTCCGAAAAGCTTTATGCTATTGTGTGATATATTTTCCTTGAAATATAATAAAgttaatgaaataaattattgtaataaaaatatatctatATTTAGAGCTTTTACTGTCTCGATACGAATCCATCAAATACACCCTCAACCTTTTGATGTACACAAAGAAACTTGTATCTGGGCTGGTCCAACTTAATGGGCCACAGCATATATACTGGTTATAAGCCCAAAAACATCAGAACGCAAGATACAAAAAGCATAATACTCGGTCCAACCAGAAACATAAAAATAAACCCATCACAATTTAATGGATCAAGATATTTGGGGTCCGATTCAAGCTCGGACTTGCAAAAGGAACATAAAATAAAGCTACTATAGACAAATTGTCGCCCAACCAATCAAAAAACTCTGCCAACATTTAAACAAACAGCAGCCACAAAGTGCCAAATCCAAGGGCAAACTAGTCAATACAACTGCACAAGATCATCGTGACCAAGTATAACGGGGGTGGATCGACCAGAATTCCGACCATTTTCTGATGTTATAATAAAAACCCAATGGGTAATCAATCAAAGAGGATGTTTAATGGGCCGTTTAATCGGGCCCGACCGCGTGGAAAAATGAGAAATTACCGCGTCTCTAATGCAGGGATGAAACGCTGGCGTTTTCCCCTCATAGATCGCATTCACGCAATCTTCGCAGAAAAATTTCTCCTCGATGTTTTTCGTGTAATCATCAAACTCTCGGGAAGGATCCATATCCAGATTGAGGTTTGGGTTTAGGTGGGTACCATAACCTGAACCAAAGTTCGGCGGATTCAATTCTCTTTCACCCCACGCTAACGGATAATTCTCTCTCTGAAACCTGAATCTCTGCAACTGATCATTCAAGTCCGCCAGCTCTGACTGCGGAATCCGGTCATAAAACGGTGAAGGCTGGTTCCGCTTCAAAAGGATTAGACTTTTCGGAGGCGGAGGTGGTGCAGAAAACTCGATCCGATCAAGGATGAAATCGGAGAACTCAACATCGTTAGTCACTCTCTCCCTTCGGTTCCTCGACTTCCGTGACCTCTTCAAGACAACCAGGAAACGACAATCCTTCTGCCGACATATCAATCCGA
Coding sequences:
- the LOC140839737 gene encoding sialyltransferase-like protein 2 isoform X1 → MRLLQLVFLVALASGLAAIFINIVGFSDPEGPNNLSSEDLEALGSLRSYFKKCVNANGLGLQALIRKDPCEISMKFPSDTTPKWKDPKTGELEGLSFDFDLCEAVATWEQVRNTTTVLTREFIDALPNGWEEYAWQRINKGVLLNRCKNKTLCMEKLALVLPDRPPYVPRQFGRCAVIGNSGDLLKTKFGKEIDSYDAVLRENGAPIQNFSENVGTKSTFRLLNRGSAKALDKVAELYDKGKEVLIVKTTIHDIMNKMIQEIPILNPVYLMLGSSFGSAAKGTGLKALEFALSICDTVDMYGFTVDPGYKEWTRYFSESRQGHTPLHGRAYYQMMECLGLIKIHSPMRADPNRVVKWVPSHGLVSAARIASEKLLRRVGAGSSDPLAACSITAKKPKGKSSLASVSSLRKAAVEHQKYVRDATMYPLEHNPGHGLLCTVP
- the LOC140839737 gene encoding sialyltransferase-like protein 2 isoform X2, whose protein sequence is MGELEGLSFDFDLCEAVATWEQVRNTTTVLTREFIDALPNGWEEYAWQRINKGVLLNRCKNKTLCMEKLALVLPDRPPYVPRQFGRCAVIGNSGDLLKTKFGKEIDSYDAVLRENGAPIQNFSENVGTKSTFRLLNRGSAKALDKVAELYDKGKEVLIVKTTIHDIMNKMIQEIPILNPVYLMLGSSFGSAAKGTGLKALEFALSICDTVDMYGFTVDPGYKEWTRYFSESRQGHTPLHGRAYYQMMECLGLIKIHSPMRADPNRVVKWVPSHGLVSAARIASEKLLRRVGAGSSDPLAACSITAKKPKGKSSLASVSSLRKAAVEHQKYVRDATMYPLEHNPGHGLLCTVP